From the Nonlabens marinus S1-08 genome, one window contains:
- a CDS encoding peptidylprolyl isomerase: protein MQEGIYAKFHTSKGEILVQLHYKRTPGTVGNFVALAEGNLENDAKPQGTPYYDGLKFHRVIPDFMVQGGDPQGTGSGGPGYQFDDEFHPELRHDGPGVLSMANAGPGTNGSQFFITHIETAWLDDKHTVFGKVVEGQDVVDAIAQGDSIEKLEIVREGEDAKKFNAVESFRQFEGAGKAREEQARKQAENELDEIAAGFDKTESGLRYKIINKGSGAKAEKGKMVSVHYKGMLPNGKVFDSSFERKKPIDFTLGVGQVIAGWDEGIQLLQVGDKARFVIPSHIAYGSAGAGGVIPPNATLVFDVELVAVK from the coding sequence ATGCAAGAAGGTATATACGCAAAATTTCATACTAGTAAAGGAGAGATCTTAGTTCAATTACATTACAAAAGAACTCCTGGAACCGTAGGAAACTTTGTAGCATTAGCAGAAGGAAATTTAGAAAACGATGCAAAACCGCAAGGAACGCCTTATTACGACGGGTTGAAGTTCCACCGTGTGATTCCAGATTTCATGGTACAAGGTGGCGACCCACAAGGGACAGGTTCTGGTGGTCCTGGATATCAATTTGATGATGAATTCCACCCAGAATTGCGTCACGATGGCCCTGGGGTATTGAGTATGGCAAATGCGGGTCCAGGAACGAATGGATCACAGTTTTTTATTACGCACATTGAAACAGCATGGTTGGATGACAAGCATACCGTTTTTGGAAAAGTGGTTGAAGGACAAGACGTGGTAGATGCCATCGCTCAAGGCGATTCTATTGAGAAATTAGAGATAGTAAGAGAAGGCGAGGATGCTAAAAAATTCAATGCAGTAGAAAGCTTCCGTCAATTTGAAGGTGCTGGAAAAGCGCGTGAAGAGCAAGCTAGAAAGCAAGCAGAAAATGAATTAGATGAGATCGCAGCTGGCTTTGATAAAACCGAGAGCGGTTTGCGCTACAAAATTATTAATAAAGGGAGCGGTGCCAAAGCCGAGAAAGGTAAAATGGTGAGTGTTCACTATAAGGGAATGCTTCCTAACGGGAAGGTTTTTGATTCTAGTTTTGAACGCAAAAAACCAATTGATTTTACATTAGGAGTTGGTCAAGTCATCGCAGGGTGGGATGAAGGCATTCAATTACTCCAAGTAGGTGATAAGGCGCGTTTTGTAATACCATCACACATAGCTTACGGCAGTGCTGGTGCAGGTGGCGTAATTCCTCCAAATGCGACACTTGTATTTGATGTAGAATTAGTGGCAGTCAAATAA
- a CDS encoding BT_3928 family protein — protein sequence MKLLVNFCRGFVGLLFIFSGMVKLNDPLGFSYKLDEYFSAAVLGLEFLQPFALPLAIFLVVFEVVLGIMLLLGFHRKFTVWALLLMILFFTFLTFYSAYFDKVTDCGCFGDAIPLTPWQSFIKDIILLLMIVILFMNVKLIKPLFSKFYSSVITLVITLGCFAIAYYVLMHLPILDFRAYKVGTNISKAMQEDPNRPDVYGYDWYYENNGEEEVITTQGLPPVGRPNYTKVETRLIEKGYEPPIHDFVINDGDTDVTQEVLAESKVAVIIIYNLRNAENSGMLQLPSFINQARAAGYKVIALSSSSPEITNQAKKSYGLDLEFYTTDGTALKTIVRSNPGIMLLENGVITAKSHWSDLEDLDL from the coding sequence ATGAAGTTACTAGTCAATTTTTGCCGTGGATTTGTAGGTCTCTTGTTCATATTCAGCGGTATGGTAAAGCTGAACGACCCTTTAGGGTTTTCCTATAAACTCGATGAATATTTTAGTGCTGCGGTGCTAGGCCTGGAATTTTTACAACCTTTTGCGCTTCCCTTAGCCATCTTTCTAGTGGTCTTTGAAGTGGTTTTAGGTATTATGTTGCTGCTGGGTTTTCACCGTAAGTTTACCGTGTGGGCGCTGTTGTTAATGATTTTGTTCTTTACGTTCTTAACGTTTTATTCTGCATATTTTGATAAAGTAACAGATTGCGGTTGTTTTGGAGATGCGATACCCTTGACGCCATGGCAAAGCTTTATTAAAGACATTATTTTACTGCTCATGATTGTCATTTTGTTCATGAATGTAAAGTTGATCAAACCGTTGTTTTCTAAATTTTACTCTTCAGTAATTACGCTTGTTATCACCTTAGGCTGTTTTGCAATAGCTTATTATGTATTGATGCACTTGCCTATACTCGATTTCAGAGCCTACAAAGTAGGTACTAACATCAGCAAGGCCATGCAAGAAGATCCTAATAGACCTGATGTCTATGGCTATGATTGGTACTATGAGAACAATGGGGAAGAAGAGGTCATAACTACGCAAGGTTTACCACCAGTAGGCAGACCTAATTATACTAAAGTAGAAACCCGACTCATTGAGAAAGGCTATGAACCACCCATACATGATTTTGTAATCAACGATGGAGATACTGATGTTACTCAAGAAGTATTGGCAGAGTCTAAAGTTGCTGTCATCATCATCTACAATTTAAGAAATGCAGAAAACAGTGGGATGCTGCAGTTGCCTAGTTTCATAAATCAAGCAAGAGCTGCGGGTTACAAAGTGATTGCCTTAAGTTCCTCGTCACCAGAAATTACCAATCAAGCCAAGAAAAGTTATGGACTCGATTTGGAATTCTATACTACTGATGGAACTGCATTAAAAACCATTGTCCGATCCAATCCTGGGATCATGCTATTGGAAAACGGCGTTATCACAGCTAAATCGCACTGGAGTGATCTAGAGGATCTGGATTTATGA
- a CDS encoding ABC transporter permease, which yields MISYLLKKIGYALLTLYGVVTVVFLLFYLLPGDPAQMMMGQNESEQQLRSLRSKYGFDQSLGTQYLYFINDLSPLSFHSTQVEYFTYDNGKYTGVSLFSVEEVELQIKWPYLRESFQKSGKKVSAVIGETLPNTMLLAVCAICVALCIGLILGVIAALNKNNWIDNSIQLVSTMGMSVPSFFSAIIFAYLFGYLWHEYTGLRMSGSLYELDDYGEQVVVQWRNLILPAIVLGIRPLAVISQLMRNSLLEVMGQQYIVTAYAKGLTQYQVIMRHAFKNALNPVITAVSGWFASMLAGAVFVEYIFNWNGLGKEIVEALNTLDLPVITGAVLVIATLFIVINILVDLMYVALDPRVKLD from the coding sequence ATGATCAGTTATCTCTTAAAGAAAATAGGCTATGCACTGCTCACTTTATATGGAGTAGTCACTGTTGTTTTTTTATTGTTTTATCTGTTACCAGGTGATCCTGCACAAATGATGATGGGACAAAATGAAAGTGAGCAGCAGCTCAGATCCTTACGCAGTAAATATGGTTTTGATCAGTCTTTGGGCACCCAGTATTTGTATTTTATTAATGATTTAAGTCCCTTATCTTTTCATAGCACACAAGTTGAATATTTCACTTATGACAATGGCAAATACACTGGTGTATCCTTATTTTCTGTAGAAGAGGTTGAACTACAAATCAAATGGCCCTATCTGAGAGAGTCCTTTCAAAAATCAGGTAAAAAGGTAAGTGCCGTGATAGGAGAAACTCTACCTAACACTATGTTACTAGCCGTTTGCGCCATTTGCGTGGCGCTATGTATAGGTTTGATTTTAGGAGTAATTGCTGCATTGAATAAAAATAATTGGATCGATAACAGCATACAGTTGGTAAGCACTATGGGCATGAGTGTTCCTAGTTTTTTTAGTGCGATCATCTTTGCTTACTTGTTTGGTTATTTGTGGCATGAATATACAGGTTTACGTATGAGCGGCAGCCTTTATGAATTGGATGATTATGGCGAGCAAGTAGTGGTCCAATGGCGCAATCTTATATTGCCAGCAATAGTGCTAGGTATTCGTCCGCTAGCAGTCATTAGCCAGTTAATGCGTAATAGTTTGCTAGAAGTAATGGGTCAGCAATACATCGTGACTGCTTATGCCAAAGGATTGACACAATACCAGGTGATCATGCGTCACGCTTTTAAAAATGCTTTGAATCCAGTGATCACAGCGGTAAGTGGTTGGTTTGCCAGCATGCTGGCCGGAGCCGTGTTTGTAGAATACATCTTCAACTGGAACGGACTGGGTAAAGAGATTGTGGAAGCATTGAACACTCTTGATTTGCCAGTAATTACAGGTGCCGTTTTAGTGATTGCAACCTTGTTTATTGTAATCAATATTTTAGTGGATCTGATGTATGTTGCCTTAGATCCTAGAGTAAAATTAGACTGA
- the tpiA gene encoding triose-phosphate isomerase, which produces MRTNIVAGNWKMNCDLPMTQDLIAKIKKELSGELKCELMIAPSHPFLYAAFNASLDTPIEVVAQNASAHHSGAYTGEVSIDMLQSVGVQTVILGHSERRDIFKETDQELADKTKTAVDKGMKVIFCCGEHLEERKAGNHFVTVTQQIEEGLFQLDDKEWKQIILAYEPVWAIGTGETASPEQAQEMHAHIRKFVADKYGDKTADKVSILYGGSVKPENAAEIFAKPDVDGGLVGGASLDASSFIAIAKSF; this is translated from the coding sequence ATGAGAACTAACATCGTTGCCGGTAACTGGAAAATGAATTGTGATCTACCCATGACGCAGGATTTGATTGCAAAAATTAAAAAAGAATTATCTGGTGAGCTCAAATGTGAGTTGATGATAGCGCCATCGCACCCCTTTTTATACGCTGCCTTTAATGCCTCTTTAGACACTCCTATAGAAGTAGTGGCACAAAATGCCTCAGCACACCATAGTGGTGCGTATACAGGAGAAGTTTCTATCGATATGTTACAAAGTGTCGGCGTACAGACCGTAATTTTAGGACATTCTGAACGTAGAGATATCTTTAAAGAAACAGATCAGGAATTAGCTGATAAAACCAAAACGGCTGTCGACAAAGGCATGAAGGTCATTTTTTGTTGTGGTGAGCATTTAGAAGAGCGTAAAGCAGGAAATCATTTTGTTACCGTTACTCAACAAATTGAAGAAGGACTGTTCCAACTAGATGATAAGGAATGGAAACAAATTATATTGGCTTACGAGCCTGTCTGGGCAATAGGTACTGGTGAAACCGCCAGTCCAGAGCAAGCGCAAGAAATGCATGCACATATTAGAAAATTTGTTGCAGACAAGTATGGCGATAAAACAGCAGACAAAGTGAGTATACTTTATGGTGGTAGCGTGAAGCCAGAAAATGCTGCTGAGATTTTTGCAAAACCAGATGTGGATGGAGGTCTAGTAGGTGGCGCATCCCTAGATGCGAGTTCTTTTATTGCCATAGCTAAATCATTCTAG
- the prmA gene encoding 50S ribosomal protein L11 methyltransferase, whose protein sequence is MSKVTDQLYVEYTFTVEPTEPWNDILASDLGALGFESFMETDEGLLAYVQKDIDHEDLLKDLELLQNDLVEIAFAKADIPATNWNHEWESNFEPIVVQDRCEVRAPFHPSHDTEFDIVIEPKMSFGTGHHQTTHMMLEHLLELNVQGQKVLDMGSGTGVLAILAQMRGASTVDAIDIDTWCYENALENVERNKVDQVTVILGGAEQLVDKYYDTIIANINRNILLADIPTYAQCLSSGGRLLLSGFYEVDLDAIKAACVAAGMEYVSHKKKADWVAPVFLKK, encoded by the coding sequence ATGTCAAAAGTGACTGATCAATTATACGTGGAATACACATTCACCGTAGAACCTACAGAGCCTTGGAATGATATTTTAGCATCAGATTTAGGTGCTCTAGGTTTTGAAAGCTTCATGGAAACGGACGAAGGTCTTTTGGCTTACGTCCAAAAAGATATAGATCACGAGGACCTTTTGAAAGATCTTGAACTCTTGCAAAATGATTTAGTAGAGATCGCTTTCGCGAAAGCGGATATCCCAGCCACCAACTGGAACCACGAGTGGGAAAGTAACTTTGAACCTATAGTAGTGCAAGATCGATGCGAGGTGCGCGCGCCTTTTCATCCCAGTCATGATACAGAGTTTGACATCGTTATAGAGCCAAAGATGAGTTTCGGTACGGGACACCACCAGACCACGCACATGATGCTGGAGCATTTATTAGAACTGAATGTGCAAGGTCAAAAAGTCTTGGATATGGGTAGTGGCACTGGCGTATTGGCCATTCTCGCTCAAATGCGAGGAGCAAGCACTGTGGATGCCATTGATATTGATACCTGGTGTTATGAGAATGCATTAGAAAACGTGGAGCGTAACAAAGTCGATCAAGTGACCGTAATTCTAGGAGGCGCAGAGCAGTTGGTAGATAAATATTACGATACGATCATCGCAAATATCAACCGTAACATCTTACTGGCAGACATACCAACTTATGCCCAATGCCTTTCATCAGGAGGTAGATTGTTGCTCAGTGGTTTTTATGAGGTAGATTTAGACGCTATAAAAGCGGCCTGTGTTGCCGCAGGAATGGAGTACGTGAGTCATAAGAAAAAGGCTGACTGGGTAGCTCCAGTGTTTTTAAAAAAGTAA
- a CDS encoding ATP-dependent Clp protease adaptor ClpS gives MKLSTQIQELPELDVEVAEKQENRIVLFNDEVNTFDHVIDMLVEACDHTPIQAEQCSLIVHYKGKCNVKTGEYDDLEPRCSKLLEAGLTAEIQ, from the coding sequence ATGAAATTGAGCACACAGATACAAGAACTTCCAGAACTGGATGTGGAAGTGGCTGAAAAGCAAGAGAATAGAATAGTCTTATTTAATGATGAGGTCAACACATTTGACCACGTGATTGACATGCTAGTAGAGGCTTGTGACCACACACCTATACAGGCAGAACAATGTAGTTTGATTGTTCATTATAAAGGAAAGTGCAACGTGAAAACGGGTGAATACGATGATTTAGAACCACGATGTTCTAAACTTTTGGAAGCTGGATTAACAGCAGAGATTCAGTAG
- a CDS encoding M24 family metallopeptidase, with the protein MSNSIEQLIAAEEKAAGLFKEIESRNIIRAGVTEKEINEAVFKLADELYGIKKYWHKRIVRAGENTLHPYDENPPNLTVQEDDIVFLDFGPILEEWEADYGRTYVVGNDAYKLKLAADSERLWFIAQELVQKNPAITGAELYRYCVSLAQDAGWEFGGPIAGHLIGHFPHEQLDGEEKTNYIHPENHVSMNKLNSQGQQRHWIIEIHLVDRHLKIGSFFEQIAI; encoded by the coding sequence ATGAGTAATAGCATAGAACAACTTATAGCGGCTGAAGAAAAAGCTGCAGGACTATTTAAAGAGATCGAATCGAGAAATATCATTCGCGCTGGAGTCACTGAGAAAGAAATCAATGAGGCCGTTTTCAAATTGGCTGATGAGCTTTACGGCATCAAAAAATACTGGCACAAACGCATCGTTCGAGCGGGTGAAAATACATTGCACCCGTACGATGAGAATCCACCTAACTTGACCGTTCAAGAAGACGATATTGTGTTCTTAGATTTTGGTCCTATCCTGGAAGAATGGGAAGCAGACTATGGCCGTACGTATGTGGTTGGGAACGATGCTTACAAATTAAAATTAGCGGCCGATAGTGAACGTTTATGGTTTATCGCTCAAGAACTCGTTCAAAAAAACCCTGCTATCACTGGTGCAGAATTATACCGTTATTGTGTGAGTCTAGCACAAGATGCAGGATGGGAATTTGGTGGACCTATTGCTGGGCATCTAATAGGTCATTTCCCTCATGAACAACTAGATGGTGAAGAAAAAACCAACTACATTCATCCTGAGAATCACGTCTCTATGAATAAATTAAATTCTCAAGGACAGCAAAGACACTGGATTATTGAGATCCACCTGGTTGATCGACATTTGAAAATTGGCTCTTTCTTTGAGCAGATTGCGATTTAA
- a CDS encoding TetR/AcrR family transcriptional regulator, with the protein MQTLLKNLTVEINDKIFLKNPESSDLGKRIIKASIQMIHEMGFEQFTFRKLGKEIGSNESSIYRYFESKHKLLLYLTSWYWGWMEYQLILKTIAVTDDQKKLTTAVQILTQEVVEDMNFEHIDEVTLSKIVVEEYSKSYLTKEVDQENKDGYFAIYKRLVLRLRDMIAAVSPEYAFAASLSSTIVEGSLHQHFLKRHFTVLTDCNQEVSPTDYFLNLIHLITQES; encoded by the coding sequence ATGCAAACGCTACTCAAAAATTTGACAGTGGAGATTAATGATAAAATTTTCCTCAAAAACCCAGAGTCTTCTGATTTAGGAAAGCGCATCATTAAGGCCAGTATTCAAATGATTCATGAAATGGGCTTTGAACAATTTACTTTCCGAAAATTAGGAAAAGAAATTGGTTCTAACGAGAGTTCCATCTACCGCTATTTTGAAAGTAAGCATAAGTTATTACTTTATCTAACTTCTTGGTATTGGGGCTGGATGGAATACCAACTTATTCTGAAAACAATTGCTGTGACAGACGATCAAAAAAAATTGACTACCGCAGTTCAAATTCTCACACAAGAAGTTGTTGAGGATATGAATTTTGAGCATATTGATGAGGTGACCCTGAGTAAGATTGTGGTGGAAGAGTATTCAAAATCCTATTTGACTAAAGAAGTGGATCAAGAAAACAAAGACGGATATTTTGCCATTTATAAAAGGTTGGTTTTAAGATTACGCGATATGATTGCAGCGGTTAGTCCGGAATATGCCTTTGCAGCCTCTTTGAGTAGTACTATTGTAGAAGGTTCCCTTCATCAACATTTTTTAAAAAGACATTTTACAGTATTGACAGATTGTAATCAAGAAGTGTCTCCAACAGATTACTTCCTTAATCTAATACACTTGATAACCCAAGAATCATGA
- a CDS encoding peptidase domain-containing ABC transporter, translated as MSDKKQILTAWQRLTRMLQLDKRDVYQIFYYAIFAGLVGLSLPLGIQAIINLVQGAQISTSWILLVVLVTLGVAFGGVLQIMQIRITENIQQKIFTRSSFEFAYRFPKIKMSELRNYYPPELANRFFDTLTIQKSLSKLLVDFPTALLQIIFGLLLLSFYHPFFIAYGLLLLVLGFILFKFTAERGLKSSMKESKSKYKVAHWIQEIARSVISFKLSGSTTHAVDRNDELTADYLTHREKHFKVLILQAIQMIGFKVLVTAGLLIIGGFLVLNQEMNLGQFVAAELIIIIIIAAVEKIISGLESFYDMLTSLEKLGEVVDKELELSTGAKPFKDDENFRVELENVSYTVPNRTSPILKDISLKISEHCTILLNGPNGSGKSSLLRLIAGINEPTSGNVYLNDTDLRGVNLNYYRSNIGQSLTEETPFEGSLRNNITFGDKNITDDRIYWALEKVGLLVYLKQLPQGLETMIYPEGKQISYTVGRKIVLARSIIRNPKMLILKNPLDQFEPEESDRIMKFLTDPANGWSLIVVSQNIKWLDRCGRVVTLDNGRIITDKSI; from the coding sequence ATGAGTGACAAAAAACAAATTCTTACTGCATGGCAGCGTTTGACTCGCATGTTGCAGTTGGATAAGCGTGACGTGTATCAAATATTTTATTATGCCATTTTTGCTGGACTAGTAGGTTTGTCTTTACCGCTAGGTATTCAGGCGATCATCAACTTAGTACAAGGGGCACAAATATCTACCTCGTGGATTTTATTGGTTGTATTAGTAACCTTAGGGGTAGCTTTTGGTGGGGTTTTACAAATAATGCAAATACGTATAACCGAGAACATTCAACAAAAGATATTCACGCGATCGTCTTTTGAATTTGCGTATCGTTTTCCTAAGATTAAGATGAGTGAGTTGCGCAACTACTATCCGCCTGAATTAGCCAACCGTTTCTTTGACACTCTTACCATACAGAAAAGTCTATCTAAGTTGCTGGTTGATTTCCCAACGGCTTTATTGCAAATCATTTTCGGATTATTGTTGCTTTCATTTTATCATCCATTCTTTATAGCATACGGACTTCTATTGCTCGTCCTTGGATTCATTCTATTCAAGTTTACTGCTGAGCGTGGATTAAAGTCAAGTATGAAAGAGTCAAAAAGTAAATATAAAGTGGCTCACTGGATACAAGAAATCGCTAGGTCAGTTATCAGTTTTAAATTGTCAGGTAGCACTACACATGCCGTAGATCGCAATGATGAATTGACGGCAGACTATTTGACACATCGAGAAAAGCATTTCAAGGTGCTGATACTACAAGCCATTCAAATGATAGGTTTCAAGGTTTTAGTGACAGCAGGATTGTTGATTATTGGTGGATTCCTAGTATTAAATCAAGAAATGAACTTAGGTCAGTTTGTAGCGGCGGAATTAATTATCATCATCATTATAGCAGCTGTAGAAAAAATCATTTCGGGACTAGAATCCTTTTATGATATGCTGACTTCTTTGGAAAAATTAGGTGAAGTGGTAGACAAAGAATTAGAACTGTCTACTGGTGCCAAACCTTTTAAAGACGACGAGAACTTTAGAGTTGAATTGGAAAATGTGAGCTACACTGTGCCTAACAGAACCTCGCCTATTTTAAAAGACATTTCTTTGAAAATTAGCGAGCATTGTACCATTTTGCTTAATGGGCCTAATGGTAGTGGAAAATCTAGCTTACTGCGATTAATTGCAGGAATCAACGAGCCTACCTCAGGTAACGTTTATCTTAATGATACAGACTTACGCGGTGTTAACCTCAATTATTATAGATCTAACATAGGGCAATCCTTGACTGAAGAAACTCCATTTGAGGGATCTCTTAGAAATAACATCACTTTTGGCGATAAGAACATCACAGATGATCGCATCTATTGGGCGTTAGAAAAAGTTGGGCTTTTGGTTTATTTAAAACAGTTGCCTCAAGGTCTGGAAACCATGATCTACCCTGAAGGGAAACAAATTAGCTATACAGTAGGTAGGAAAATAGTTTTAGCGCGCAGTATCATTCGTAACCCAAAAATGCTAATACTTAAAAATCCATTAGATCAATTTGAACCAGAAGAAAGCGACCGTATCATGAAGTTCTTAACTGATCCAGCAAATGGCTGGTCGTTAATAGTCGTAAGCCAAAACATAAAATGGTTGGACCGCTGTGGTAGAGTAGTCACTCTAGACAATGGCCGCATCATAACTGATAAATCCATATAA
- a CDS encoding HlyD family secretion protein, whose translation MLNISKVKLENRLDLDNYTSGKKILNKTHFQYFNRFLLGFALVLIIILFMPWTQTVTGNGFVTTLTPAQRPQTIQSPIPGKLENWFVREGDIVRRGDTILQISEVKSEYFDPLLVERTGNQIDAKSNSVVAYGQKIQALGQQTGALSAERQLKLSQAQNKIKQANLKVISDSIDLEAAKTNLRIAETQLNRTQTLENEGLKAMTDVEEKRLKLQETQAKKISLEQKLLQSRNEVINAQIEISRIIQEYNEKIAKTQSDRFSAESAQLDVAAQVSKLESDRANYSIRSGMYYITAPQDGQINKAIKSGIGETFKEGEPLVNIMPTNYELAVETFVEPLDLPLLHVGEKVRVQFDGWPAIVFSGWPNASYGTYGAEIVAVETFVSDTVPGKYRVLLAPDEDQDHDWPDGLRPGSGAYTIALLDDVPVWYELWRKLNGFPPNYYTPNTASDAKKK comes from the coding sequence ATGCTTAATATTTCTAAAGTAAAACTGGAAAATAGACTGGATTTGGACAATTATACATCTGGTAAAAAAATATTGAATAAAACGCACTTTCAATATTTTAATAGATTCTTATTAGGGTTTGCACTAGTGTTAATCATCATACTATTTATGCCTTGGACACAAACAGTCACAGGCAATGGGTTTGTAACTACACTTACACCAGCACAACGCCCTCAAACCATACAATCTCCTATTCCCGGCAAGCTGGAAAATTGGTTTGTACGCGAGGGTGATATAGTTCGTCGTGGGGACACTATTTTGCAAATTAGTGAGGTGAAGAGTGAATATTTTGATCCCTTATTAGTCGAGCGTACAGGAAATCAGATTGATGCTAAAAGCAATTCCGTTGTAGCTTATGGTCAGAAAATTCAAGCTTTAGGACAGCAAACAGGTGCCCTATCAGCAGAGCGTCAGCTCAAGTTAAGTCAGGCTCAAAACAAAATCAAACAAGCAAATCTAAAAGTGATAAGTGACAGTATTGATTTAGAAGCGGCTAAAACTAATCTTAGGATTGCTGAAACTCAACTAAATCGTACACAAACACTAGAAAATGAAGGCCTAAAAGCGATGACTGATGTAGAAGAGAAACGATTAAAACTTCAGGAAACTCAAGCCAAAAAAATCTCATTGGAGCAAAAACTTTTACAAAGTCGCAATGAAGTAATCAATGCCCAGATAGAGATAAGCCGCATCATTCAAGAATACAACGAAAAGATTGCTAAGACCCAGAGCGACCGCTTTAGTGCAGAGTCGGCACAGCTAGACGTAGCGGCTCAAGTGAGTAAATTAGAATCAGACCGGGCAAATTACAGCATACGCAGTGGCATGTACTACATCACAGCTCCACAAGATGGACAGATTAACAAAGCGATTAAGTCAGGTATAGGTGAAACCTTCAAGGAAGGAGAACCGCTAGTAAATATCATGCCTACAAATTATGAGCTCGCTGTAGAAACATTTGTAGAGCCACTAGACCTACCATTATTACATGTAGGTGAAAAAGTGCGGGTTCAATTTGATGGATGGCCAGCTATCGTATTTTCGGGTTGGCCCAACGCAAGTTATGGTACTTATGGAGCAGAGATTGTAGCAGTCGAGACCTTCGTCAGCGACACAGTGCCTGGAAAATATCGCGTGCTTCTTGCGCCAGATGAAGATCAGGATCATGACTGGCCAGACGGTTTGCGCCCAGGATCTGGTGCTTATACCATTGCACTTTTGGATGACGTACCAGTGTGGTACGAACTCTGGAGAAAGCTCAACGGTTTCCCGCCTAATTATTACACGCCTAACACCGCTAGCGATGCAAAGAAAAAATAA